TCCCCACCGCTAAGGCCGTGCTGGGAGAGCAAAACCTGGTCTTGCTGCGCACAGCCATTACCCTGTCAGCTGAAGGTGAACTGCCTGAACCCGAAGAAGATGACTGTCTAACCCTGGAGTTAGACGAACTCAGTGTAGGCGAAGAAGATGCGACCGAGGAGTTTCAGATTCTAGCCACCTTCTTCTATGAGGACGAGGAGTACACTCTCTGCACCCCTCTCGATCCGCTGCTTATCTTTGCTCACCGCAATGATAAGGGCGATTTAGAAGTGGTGAGCCCCGAGGAATTTCAGCAGATCAGGTCGTCTCTTGAAGAAAAGCTCTTCGACATGCTTGAATAACTGCTTTCAATCCGTATCATCGGTAGAGGCTGTTGCTCGGTAGCTTGGAACAATGACAAAAAAATCACCCTGGGTAAAAGGTCTTTTTTATGTCTTACTGCTCCCTGCCGCTGCGGGCATTGCCGCCTGGCAGGGATGGAGCTGGTGGAACTGGGCGAGTGGTCCAGCCGCTGCCGCCAGCTCAAGTAGCGAGTTAGACCGCACCGTACAAATTCAAATTCCGCCCGGCACACCCGGTCAACAGATTGGCCATGATTTGGAAGCAGCTGGGTTAATTCGCTCTGCGACTGCCTGGAAATTGTGGTCCCGCTGGAAGACATTTCGTGATGAAACTGGCGGTTTTCAGGCAGGTACCTACGCCCTTTCTCCGGTAGATCCTCTGCCTGCGATCGCAAACAGTATCTGGGAGGGCCAGGTTGTCCAAACCAGCTTTACGGTGCCCGAAGGGTGGAACCGTAAACAAATGGCCCAGTATTTTGAGGCTGAAGGATTTTTCCCAGCAGCCGACTTTCTAGCGGCCACTGAGACCGTGCCTCGAGATCGCTTCCCCTGGCTGCCCGAAACTGTGCCCCACCTCGAAGGCTTTCTCTACCCCGACACCTACCAGCTGCCCGCCGCCTCGATTACAGCCAGCTCTGTGGTCGACCAAATGCTGACCCGATTTGAGCAGGTGGCGCTGCCGCTTTATCAGCAGACCGCTGCCGCCGACTCTCTCCTCGACTGGGTTACCCTGTCCAGCATTGTCGAAAAAGAAGCGGTGATCCCAGAAGAGCGCCCTCTCATCGCCGGAGTCTTTGCCAAACGTCTAGAGCAGGGAATGACGCTGGGGGCCGACCCAACCGTTGAGTATGGCTTGGGTATTGAGCAAACCCCAGAGAATCCGCTCACCTGGGCTCAGGTAGAAACGCCCTCTCCCTACAACACCTATCTCAATCCGGGTCTACCCCCAACGCCCATTGCCAGCCCTGGTCTGGCTAGTTTGGAAGCTAGCTTAAACCCCCAAGATACAGACTATCTGTACTTCGTGGCCCGCTATGACGGGAGTCATGTCTTTAGCCGCACTCTAGCTGAGCACGAAGCTGCCCAAGCCCAAATTCGAGACACTATTGATGCCGAAACATCAGCTGGGGGTAACTGACCCTTAGCCTGTGCAGTGCCAGCATCGTTCGACAGTTCAGCGGGAGTACCAAAAGCATGACTTGGGGAAAACTACTACAGCCAGACCTAATCTTGGGTGAAACCGTTGTAGGCATCACGCCGGATCTGATTCAGCGACAGGGCCTAAGAGGCATCGTGCTAGACGTGGATGAAACCCTAGTGCCCCTGCGGCTGGCTGAAACAACACCAGAAGTGTGTGCCTGGCTGGAGCAGCTGAAATCCTCTACCGACATCTGGCTGGTCAGCAACAACCTAAACGAGCCCCGCATTCAGCGCATTGCTGCCTTTCTGTCTGTACCCTACATCAGTGGAGCCGGTAAGCCCTCCCGTCGCAAGCTGCGTCAGGCTATTGCGGCCATGAACTTGCCGGTCAACCAGATTGCTATGGTGGGCGATCGTCTCTTTACTGATGTCCTTGTTGGCAATCGCTTAGGCATGTTTACCATTCTGGTAGAGCCCATGCTGATTCCGGGGGAGTCGGTAAAAGACCACCCGATTAGGACCCTAGAAGTCTGGTTGACCCAGCTGTTAGGCGTGCCGTTCCAGTCTCGGCCTTAGGCAAGTTCTAAAATAGGTTTTAAGGGCGGCTGTCTCCAACGTCATAAGTTGTGGGTTAGCTGGTTAACTTAACTTTCGCTGAGTAATAGATGCTAACGGTCTGAGACGAAACGACATCCTCCTTGAGCTAAGTTATTCTATTGAAATATAAAGAAAACATTATGAACACGGCCTCTCCTTTCCACGTTTGAGAGTATATATACAGATATTCAATGGGATCAGCCCAAATAAAGATCCTAGTTTATAACTTCGCGCGAAATTATTAGGCGCTTGCTTTTCCGCAACGAAAAGCGAGCGCCTAAGCTTTTTGCCCACTGCTTTTGCTGCTCCAGCAGCCCTCTAAGAACCCATCGATAGTATTATTTTTAAGCCCTCAGCCCCTTACTTCTGTCTGTGATACCCAGCACCCTTGTTATCAAGATTGGCACCTCTAGCCTGACCGCTCTAGACTCTGGGCATCTAGCCCTTTCAACCCTCGCTACCCTGGTTGAAACCCTCTGTCAGCTAAGGAGAGACGGCCATCGGGTAGTGCTGGTGTCTTCTGGGGCGGTAGGCGTGGGCTGTCGGCGGCTAGGCTTAACCGAGCGGCCTAAAACCATTTCTATGAAGCAGGCGGTAGCAGCCGTAGGTCAGGGTCGTCTGATGCGCGTGTACGACGATCTGTTTACTTCGTTGAACCAGCCTATTGCTCAGGTGCTGCTAACCCGCAGCGATTTGGTGCAGCGCTCTAGGTACGTTAACAGCTATCGCACCTTCCGACAGCTGCTGCAGCTAGGCGTGATTCCCATCGTCAACGAAAACGATACGGTAGCGGTTGAAGAGCTGAAGTTTGGTGATAATGACACCCTCTCTGCGCTGGTCGCCAGCCTGATTGAAGCAGACTGGCTATTTTTGCTAACCGATGTAGATCGGCTGTATTCCGCTGATCCGCGCTACCATCCCGATGCTAAGCCGATTCAATGGGTGGAGCGAATTGATCAGCTGGCTGACCTGAATATTGCTGTCGGGGAGCGGGGGTCTCAGTGGGGTACCGGCGGCATGGTTACGAAGATCGCAGCTGCTCGCATTGCTACCAGTGCCGGTATCAGGACCGTGATTACAGAAGGACGTCGCCCAGAAAACATTCTTAAAATTCTCCAGGGTGAGCCTCTGGGTACCCAGTTTGCCCCTCACGCTGGCCCAGTGAATGCCCGTAAGCGCTGGATTGCCAACAGTCTAGTGCCGGTTGGACGGCTGTACCTGGA
This DNA window, taken from Pseudanabaena sp. FACHB-2040, encodes the following:
- a CDS encoding DUF3727 domain-containing protein; the encoded protein is MADEDNLQHDEPTVLLTDDQGLTLPCVVEQTFDLGEREYLLLLPVNAPIEIFVWRADEGDEEEVLMDVEDHEVDAIFPTAKAVLGEQNLVLLRTAITLSAEGELPEPEEDDCLTLELDELSVGEEDATEEFQILATFFYEDEEYTLCTPLDPLLIFAHRNDKGDLEVVSPEEFQQIRSSLEEKLFDMLE
- the mltG gene encoding endolytic transglycosylase MltG, whose product is MTKKSPWVKGLFYVLLLPAAAGIAAWQGWSWWNWASGPAAAASSSSELDRTVQIQIPPGTPGQQIGHDLEAAGLIRSATAWKLWSRWKTFRDETGGFQAGTYALSPVDPLPAIANSIWEGQVVQTSFTVPEGWNRKQMAQYFEAEGFFPAADFLAATETVPRDRFPWLPETVPHLEGFLYPDTYQLPAASITASSVVDQMLTRFEQVALPLYQQTAAADSLLDWVTLSSIVEKEAVIPEERPLIAGVFAKRLEQGMTLGADPTVEYGLGIEQTPENPLTWAQVETPSPYNTYLNPGLPPTPIASPGLASLEASLNPQDTDYLYFVARYDGSHVFSRTLAEHEAAQAQIRDTIDAETSAGGN
- a CDS encoding YqeG family HAD IIIA-type phosphatase, with product MTWGKLLQPDLILGETVVGITPDLIQRQGLRGIVLDVDETLVPLRLAETTPEVCAWLEQLKSSTDIWLVSNNLNEPRIQRIAAFLSVPYISGAGKPSRRKLRQAIAAMNLPVNQIAMVGDRLFTDVLVGNRLGMFTILVEPMLIPGESVKDHPIRTLEVWLTQLLGVPFQSRP
- the proB gene encoding glutamate 5-kinase, producing MPSTLVIKIGTSSLTALDSGHLALSTLATLVETLCQLRRDGHRVVLVSSGAVGVGCRRLGLTERPKTISMKQAVAAVGQGRLMRVYDDLFTSLNQPIAQVLLTRSDLVQRSRYVNSYRTFRQLLQLGVIPIVNENDTVAVEELKFGDNDTLSALVASLIEADWLFLLTDVDRLYSADPRYHPDAKPIQWVERIDQLADLNIAVGERGSQWGTGGMVTKIAAARIATSAGIRTVITEGRRPENILKILQGEPLGTQFAPHAGPVNARKRWIANSLVPVGRLYLDSGAVKAICEAGKSLLAAGITEIEGEFQRQDAVQLCSATGDEIARGIVNYSHQELQQILGKRSDEIAQILGYAGAETVVHRDNLVLAARTLPSG